CTTACGGGTTCCCGATGGAGCTTACCAAAGAAATAGCAAAAGAAAAAGGGATAGATATTGATGAAGAAGGTTTTTTATCCTCACAAAAAAAAGCCCAGGAAAAATCGCGTTCAGCCTGGAGCGGGTCCGGACAGAAAGACATTACTCTATATTCAAAACTCCAGAAAGAGCTCGGTGAATCAAAATTCTGCGGTTATGAAAAAACCTTATGCAAGTCTAAGGTAGTCGCTATAATAAAGGATGGTAATAAGGTAGACTCTATCAGCGAAAACGAGCAGGCAGAGGTGGTCCTTGACAATACCCCGTTCTATGCAGAGTCAGGCGGCCAGGTCGGCGACACAGGCAGCTTTAAAACAGGCTCATTATCAGTAGAGGTTGTAAATACGGTTAAACCTATAGAGGGCTTGATAGTCCATCATGTTAAAGTCTTAAAAGGCGAGCTTAAAACAGGCCAGGTTATAGACGCTATAGTTGAGTTTGAACGCAGAAAAAAGATAAGGGCACACCATACAGCTACGCATCTTCTGCATAAAGCTTTAAGGCAGATACTCGGAACCCATGTAACCCAGGCTGGCTCTCTTGTCACACCCGATAATTTTCGTTTCGATTTCACGCATTTCCAGGCTTTAAAAGAAAATGAACTGCAGGCCGTTGAGGATATAGTAAATAAAGCCATCAGGGACAACATGGAAGTCTGCATATCAAGCATGAAAATCGATGAGGCAAGAAAACAGGGGGCGATGGCCCTATTTAGCGAAAAGTACGGGGCTAATGTCCGCGCTGTATCTGTCATAGAGCCAGAGAACCAGACTCCTTTTTCCATGGAACTCTGCGGCGGAACACATACGGAGCGCACAGGCGACATAGGTTTTTTTAAAATACTCTCGGAGTCTTCCATAGCAAGCGGCACAAGAAGGATAGAGGGAGTTGCAGGCAGCCTTGCCGAGAAATACATAAGAAAGCTTGAAGACTCACTGAATTCGGCTGCTTTTAAGCTCAAATGCGATATTTTTAATGTACCTGAAAAAATAGATAAAGTCCTCTTATTACAGAAAGAATCCGAAAAAGAGATAAAAAAGCTGAAATCACAGAGTTTTCAAGGAACAGCCGGTGACCCGCTGAAGGACGTAAAAGAAGTTAACGGCGTAAAGCTTCTTATTTCAAAACTTTCCGGCATGGATATAGATACCCTACGCACCATAGCCGATAAAATGCGTTCAAAACTCGGTTCAGGTATAGTAATTCTTGTAAATTCAAGTCCCGAAAAAGTTTCTTTTATCGTAAGTGTAACTCCGGATTTAATGAATTCAGGATATAATGCTGGAAAAATAGCTAAAGCGTTTGCTTCTCTTATAGAAGGTTCAGGTGGTGGGAAACCCGAATTTGCGCAAGGCGGCGGAAAAGACGCTTCAAAAATAGACTTCGCTATATCCAAGCTGCCCGATATTCTAAAATAAACATATTTCTTTCAATCCAGCATTGGATTAGACAATGCGGGATTGAAATTGGCAATGGAGTTAAAATGAAACAGGTAGCTATATCAGTTTTAGGAAAAGACAGACCAGGAATAGTTGCTAATGTGACAAAAGTGCTTTATGAAACAGGATGCAATATAGCCGATTCTTCAATGACCCAGCTAAAGAGCGAATTTGCAATGATACTCATAGCTGAACTTCCTAAAAATATCTCAACCAACACTTTAATAAATAAGCTAAAATCACAGATAAATAAACTACATCTTTCTTTGTCAGTCAGAGAATTAAAAGCATCTGAAATAAAGAAAGAAAAAACTGTTGGACAGGTTTATATCATCTCGGTTTTCGGTTCAGACAAACCTGGGATTGTCTATGGTATCAGCAATATCCTTGCAAAAAACAGGATAAATATTACCGATGTACAGACCAAAATAACTACAGGCACATACATCATGCTTCTCGAGATTAAAATTCCAACTAAAATTGATATAAATACATTGAAAAATCAAATGGAACAGCTTTCCTTAAAACTCAATGTTTCTGTTTCGATTAATCCAGTAGATACCCCTGAACTTTAGCTATGATTTTAAAAATCATTACTATCCCAAATCCCATCTTAAAAAAACTATCAGAACCAATAACAGAAATCACTCAGGAAATACAGAGTTTTGTATCAGATCTTATAGAAACTATGAAATCATACAAAAACTGCATAGGTTTAGCAGCGCCGCAGGTTGGTAGATCTTTGCAGATAGCAGTAATAGATGTATCTCTTTACCCTAAACCTTTCAACAACCACGGACAGATCATTCTTTTGAACCCGGAAATAATAAAGGCTGAAGGAACAAGGACAGGAAGAGAGGGGTGCCTGAGCGTACCGGATTTTACAGGCAATGTTTCTCGCAAGCAAAACATATCGGTCAAATATCTTGACTTAGCCGGAAATCCGGTTATTCTGGAAACTGATGATTTTGAAGCCACAGTCCTTCAGCATGAGATAGACCATTTAAACGGCATAGTTTTTTTAGACAGAGTCACGTCTCTTAAGACTGATGTTTTTAGAAGAAAATCCGGCATTGACAACAAAGACAAAAAGGAATAAAATTTACATAATGCGCTCATAGCTCAACGGATAGAGTAGCGGCCTCCGAAGCCGTTGATTCCGGTTCAAGTCCGGATGAGCGCATTTTTAAATTGGAGTAACTATGACAGGTTCAATTACAGAGAAGGCCCGATATACCTGGGCTATTCTTTTTTTATCAGCAAAAAAGTTTTCGAATATTGACGGAGCACAACGCGCCGGAGCATTCGCTTTCTATGCTTTTGTCTCTCTTCTGCCTCTTATAATACTTCTTGTAATTGTCGTATCGGCTTTCATTACACATGCCAAAGCAGGTGTAGAAGTCGTCAATTACATAGATAATTATATAACATTAAGCCCCGAAATGAAGAGCCAAATAGCACGTACATTGGCAGGGGTGATAAAAGCGCGCAGCCAGGCAGGGGTAATCGCTTTTCTCGTACTCATCTGGGGAGCTATGCAATTTGTTATGGCTCTTGTCCGTGCTACAAATCGTGCCTGGAGTACTGAATCCTATAATTGGTGGAGGCTGCCCATCAAAAGTTTTGCCTTATTTACCATCCTTGCATTCGTGGCGCTTATAGGGATGGCGCTCCCGTTTTTTCTTAAGCTCATAAAAACATTCCTGGTTCCATTAGGTTATAGCTTTACCTGGATATATGTCATCGGAAGTTTTTTTATACCTATCGTCATAATTTTTATCGGCCTGAGCCTGTTCTATAAACTGGCACCGCGGCGTAAAACAAGCTTCAGAGAAGTTTGGGCAGGTGCTGTCTTTGCCACATTCCTTTTACGTACAGGCGAAACATTGTTCCTTGTTTATCTAAAGAAATTTGTCGCCTTTAATATAGTCTATGGAACATTCGGCGGGATAATGACGCTTCTATTGTCGATCTATATCGCAGGTTATATCTTTATTTTCGGAGCTTGCGTGTGCGCAAGCCAGGCAGAAGTTCTAGGGGCCGGACAATGAGATACAGGGTTGGAATATGTTTTATAATAAGCGTTTTATTTTATCCCTTATCAACTGCCTGGGCCGGAGATTTTTTTGGCAGTGTTTGCGCCGGCTATGGCCAACTGCTGCAGCCGGATGCGGAAAGTTCCGCTAATGCTTCGCTTCGTAAAGGAGGAGTACAAGCATACTTTCAAGGGTTATGGGGTGAAGAACGTTTAAAATACGGGGCGGAAACCGGAATTATGGAAGCCTATACAAACTGGGATAATAACGGTAATTTCCTTTTAAAACGTTCTTTAGCATTTATACCGATAAACGCCATACTGCAATACGACTTTACAGGAGATCCCAAGAGCTTTATACCGTTTATATTCGGAGGGCCCGGATTTTATTTTCCGGTCGAAGGCGGTTCGTCCGATGAAAATGGAGGAGCGGCCCGGACATCTTCTTCATCAAAAATATACTCCGGTGCTGCAGCAGGTATAGGTGTACGCTTCCCGGCCGGACAGAAGTACAGTATTCTTTTGAACTTGCGTTACTCCAATATCAATGCTCCGGACAAC
The Candidatus Liberimonas magnetica DNA segment above includes these coding regions:
- the alaS gene encoding alanine--tRNA ligase — translated: MLSSEIRTSFLQYFKDRGHTVIPSDSLIPSGDPTLLFTSAGMVQFKKHFLGQSKDTFTRASTCQKCFRTSDIDRVGYTNRHLTFFEMLGNFSFGDYFKKEAIDWGWEFLTKEMGLSENKLYATIYKNDDEAYNLWKKIVPDSKIIRLSEESNFWNMGPTGPCGPCSEILIDLGEKLKCSKPGCGPGCDCDRYLEIWNLVFTQFDRQENGELKNLPRKNIDTGMGLERLVTAVNGKESSFETDLFEPIVKNIADILEIKMTDHTSKLRMMADHARGVTFLASDGILPSNEGRGYVLRRLLRRALRQGKMLGITEPFLYKITAEIAQQMKSAYPELEQRRENIASIIKMEEENFLSTLETGTQMLNEIIDKYSSTDIVKGKEALKSKFVIPGDEVFKLYDTYGFPMELTKEIAKEKGIDIDEEGFLSSQKKAQEKSRSAWSGSGQKDITLYSKLQKELGESKFCGYEKTLCKSKVVAIIKDGNKVDSISENEQAEVVLDNTPFYAESGGQVGDTGSFKTGSLSVEVVNTVKPIEGLIVHHVKVLKGELKTGQVIDAIVEFERRKKIRAHHTATHLLHKALRQILGTHVTQAGSLVTPDNFRFDFTHFQALKENELQAVEDIVNKAIRDNMEVCISSMKIDEARKQGAMALFSEKYGANVRAVSVIEPENQTPFSMELCGGTHTERTGDIGFFKILSESSIASGTRRIEGVAGSLAEKYIRKLEDSLNSAAFKLKCDIFNVPEKIDKVLLLQKESEKEIKKLKSQSFQGTAGDPLKDVKEVNGVKLLISKLSGMDIDTLRTIADKMRSKLGSGIVILVNSSPEKVSFIVSVTPDLMNSGYNAGKIAKAFASLIEGSGGGKPEFAQGGGKDASKIDFAISKLPDILK
- a CDS encoding ACT domain-containing protein — translated: MKQVAISVLGKDRPGIVANVTKVLYETGCNIADSSMTQLKSEFAMILIAELPKNISTNTLINKLKSQINKLHLSLSVRELKASEIKKEKTVGQVYIISVFGSDKPGIVYGISNILAKNRINITDVQTKITTGTYIMLLEIKIPTKIDINTLKNQMEQLSLKLNVSVSINPVDTPEL
- the def gene encoding peptide deformylase → MILKIITIPNPILKKLSEPITEITQEIQSFVSDLIETMKSYKNCIGLAAPQVGRSLQIAVIDVSLYPKPFNNHGQIILLNPEIIKAEGTRTGREGCLSVPDFTGNVSRKQNISVKYLDLAGNPVILETDDFEATVLQHEIDHLNGIVFLDRVTSLKTDVFRRKSGIDNKDKKE
- a CDS encoding YihY/virulence factor BrkB family protein translates to MTGSITEKARYTWAILFLSAKKFSNIDGAQRAGAFAFYAFVSLLPLIILLVIVVSAFITHAKAGVEVVNYIDNYITLSPEMKSQIARTLAGVIKARSQAGVIAFLVLIWGAMQFVMALVRATNRAWSTESYNWWRLPIKSFALFTILAFVALIGMALPFFLKLIKTFLVPLGYSFTWIYVIGSFFIPIVIIFIGLSLFYKLAPRRKTSFREVWAGAVFATFLLRTGETLFLVYLKKFVAFNIVYGTFGGIMTLLLSIYIAGYIFIFGACVCASQAEVLGAGQ